The segment CCCTTTAATTTGTGCTTGCGTGTGTTTCAGATCATCATGCTCCACGAAGAGCAGAAAGAGGTCATCCAGGCAAAAAGAATGTTGATGAACCAGGCGTACCTAATGCACAAAATGTGAAACCTCAAGGAGAAATCACCAATGCCGAGTTCTGTGAGGCTATCCGGATGTAATCCAATTAGTAACTAACCAAGTCGGGCAACAGAGAGGATCTCAACAAGAGGATACTGACACCTCGAGGACTCGTGAATTCCTAATAATGAATCCTCCCAGTTTCACCGGTTCGAGCACTACTGAGGATCCAAAAAAACTTTGTGGAAGAGTTAAAGAGAATATTCGATGTGATGCATTTTATTGGTGTTGAGAGAGTCGAGCTAGATTCATACCAACAGAAGAATGTGGATAGGACTTGGTTCGACCAGTGGAAGGAAGACAGAGATGAGAATGCACCAAATCTCAATTGGGCTTGTTTCAAAGAGGCTTTCTTGTGGAGTTTCTTACCCTCAGAACTGAAAGAGGCAAAGATGCGAGGGTTCCTTACTCTGAAATAGGACTctttgagtgttcatgagtatgggttaaaattcacccaactatctCGCTATGCCCCGGAGATGGTCAAAGATATGAGGAGCCGGATGAGCTTGTTTGTCGCTGGCTTGGGTTGTGCATCAAGAAAAGATGGCAGAGCTGCAATGCTGATCGCTGGCATAGACATATACCGATTGATGGATAAGACTGGGAATGAGTGTGGACATCATAAGGGTGGTTCAAATCGACCACTGTTCCAGAAACAAAAGGGGCCTGTACCATCATTTGATAGTTGCTCCTGCACCTAGAAACAGAGGTTAGCATCATAACCAGAATTCGCTGAACTACAGAGCTAGGCCAACATAGTCTCAAGGAAGCATGACACAAGGAGATAGTTGGGCTCCtgcatgtgctaagtgtggtagaacCCCCCCAGGTAAATGCCGTGATGTCCAGACAGGTTGCTTTAAGTGTGGTCAAGAGAGCCACTTCATGAGAGAGTGTCCTAAGAACAGGCAGGGTGGAAATCCGGGCAACAGAGCCCAATCTTTAGTTTCTCCTAAGAACAGGCAGGGTGGAAATCCGGGCAACAGAGCCCaatcttcatcatttgatccaCCAGACAGGGCAGCACCTAGAAGGTCCACTTATGGTACTGGCGGAGGGGCAAACcgcctctatgcaatcactagccgccaagagcaagagaactcaCTAGATGTTGTCACGGgcatgatcaaagtctttaattttgatgtttatgctttgttagacccAGGACCAAGTTTATATTATGtgactccttatgttgcaaaccagtttgagattcttcccgagaaactttgtgaaccttttTGTGTTTCGCATCTAGCAGAAAGattctatcgtgattgtcctatttctataaatcacaagaacaccataGCTGATATAGTAGAGTTAGACattgtagattttgatgtcattctaggtatggactgactttatgcatgttatgcatcaatagactGTAGAACTCGAGTGGTCAATTATCAAATTCCTAATGATCCAGTTATacagtggagtagtagttcagtAGTGCCTAAGGGTAGTTTCATTTCGTGCCTTAAGgagagaaagttagtttcaaagggatatatctatcacttagtccgagttaatgactcacgtgctgaggtaccttccctttagtcagttcctatagtaaaAGAGTATCCAAAAGTTTTTCATGATGATCTACTCGGAGTCCCTcatgagagagaaatagacttggGCATAGATATCATTCCAGATACTCGTTCTATCTCTATTCTGCCATATACAATGGCACCAGTAGCTGAATGTtttgttagataaaggttttattcgaccaagtgtctcaccttggggcgctccgatCTTGTTTTTAAGGAATAAAGATGGAtctcttaggatgtgtatagactactaccaattgaataaggttactatcaagaataagtatcccctTCCAAGGATAGAAGATCTTTtcgaccaacttcagggtgccacCTGTTTCTCAAAAATTGGTCTCAGATCTGGCTACCATCAGCTAAGAGTTAGAGAATGTGGAATTCCAAAGACAACCTTTTAGAACAAGATATGGGCTTTATGAGCTTTTGTTATGTCCTTTAGGTCGACAATTGCACCAACaacattcattgatcttatgaacagagtcttcaagccttatttagatatgtttgttattgtcttcattgatgacatactaatataTTTAAGAATGAAGAATATCATCCTATTCACTTCAGAATAGTAATTCAGACTTTGAGACAAAAGGAGTTgcatgccaagttctccaagtgtgagttttggcttaagccTGTGGCATTTTTGGGCCACATAGTTTCcggtgatgggattagagttgatacaaAAATAGAAGCAATTTAGAGTTTTCCTAGACACACGTCTCTTaccgatattaggagtttcttgggtttggctggctaCTATAGAAGCTCTGTGGaggggttttcatctatctcatCTCCCTTGATAAAGTTGACTCAGAACatagttaagtttcaatggtccaaaaatttttgagaaaaattttcaaaagttgaagaAGAGGTTGACTTCTGCTCTGATTTTGACCTTACAAGAGGGTACTCAATGTTTTGTAATAtactgtgatgcatcaagaATTGGTTTGGGATGCTTATTAATGCAGAATGGAAATGTTATAACATATCCTCCATacagttgaaagttcatgagaagaattacccaacccatgacttagagttggctgTTGTAGTTTTcgccttgaagatatggcatCATTACTTGTACGACATTCATGTGGGATATA is part of the Solanum pennellii chromosome 8, SPENNV200 genome and harbors:
- the LOC107027566 gene encoding uncharacterized protein LOC107027566, whose product is MTQGDSWAPACAKCGRTPPGKCRDVQTGCFKCGQESHFMRECPKNRQGGNPGNRAQSLVSPKNRQGGNPGNRAQSSSFDPPDRAAPRRSTYGTGGGANRLYAITSRQEQENSLDVVTGMIKVFNFDVYALLDPGPSLYYVTPYVANQLSIGSIAYVEEEKRDLAKHVHRLARLRV